The Arachis hypogaea cultivar Tifrunner chromosome 14, arahy.Tifrunner.gnm2.J5K5, whole genome shotgun sequence genome has a segment encoding these proteins:
- the LOC112740350 gene encoding putative dynamin-related protein 4A isoform X2: MLLFSSILNSRVPVHGQPENIYDQIKDIIMEYIRPEESIILNVLSATVDFTTCESIRMSPSVDKTGLRTLAVVTKADKSPEGLLEKRLVQVQGMIISKTLPEIVKKINEKLT; this comes from the exons ATGCTCCTATTCTCAAGCATTCTAAATTCAAG GGTTCCTGTTCATGGCCAGCCTGAAAATATCTATGATCAGATCAAGGATATTATCATGGAGTATATTAGGCCTGAAGAGAGCATTATTCTGAATGTTCTTTCTGCTACCGTTGATTTTACTACTTGTGAATCCATAAGAATGTCTCCATCTGTGGATAAAACTGGTTTGAGAACCTTGGCTGTTGTAACAAAGGCTGATAAGTCTCCTGAAGGCTTGTTGGAGAAG AGGCTAGTTCAAGTTCAAGGCATGATCATATCCAAAACTCTGCCCGAAATTGTGAAGAAAATCAATGAGAAGCTGACTTAA
- the LOC112740350 gene encoding putative dynamin-related protein 4A isoform X1 produces MLLFSSILNSSISLGGNLTMVDLPGITRVPVHGQPENIYDQIKDIIMEYIRPEESIILNVLSATVDFTTCESIRMSPSVDKTGLRTLAVVTKADKSPEGLLEKRLVQVQGMIISKTLPEIVKKINEKLT; encoded by the exons ATGCTCCTATTCTCAAGCATTCTAAATTCAAG TATTAGTTTGGGAGGGAACTTGACAATGGTGGATCTTCCTGGTATAACTAGGGTTCCTGTTCATGGCCAGCCTGAAAATATCTATGATCAGATCAAGGATATTATCATGGAGTATATTAGGCCTGAAGAGAGCATTATTCTGAATGTTCTTTCTGCTACCGTTGATTTTACTACTTGTGAATCCATAAGAATGTCTCCATCTGTGGATAAAACTGGTTTGAGAACCTTGGCTGTTGTAACAAAGGCTGATAAGTCTCCTGAAGGCTTGTTGGAGAAG AGGCTAGTTCAAGTTCAAGGCATGATCATATCCAAAACTCTGCCCGAAATTGTGAAGAAAATCAATGAGAAGCTGACTTAA